A region of Mycoplasmopsis bovirhinis DNA encodes the following proteins:
- a CDS encoding energy-coupling factor transporter ATPase — protein MQIKIQNLKQIFNKNSPWEFVALEDVSLEIKSGEYIGIIGSTGSGKTTLIEHFNALLKPTKGIISWEINKDNQIVNWSYGEKTSKFKFKELRKQIGIVFQFAEYQLFKNTIKEDIAFAPIAFGMPKEQAYKIAEQCLLEVGLGLEYLERSPFELSGGQKRRVAIAGVLAMNPDFLVFDEPTAGLDPQGTVEILDILSKLHANGKTIINVTHDLDKVLERTQRTIMLRKGKVVADGVTYDVLNDLKLLKDNYLEPPRLLEFIYQLRAKGIDVPKVKSLQELADYLNNSICGKKEVS, from the coding sequence ATGCAAATTAAAATTCAAAACTTAAAACAAATTTTTAATAAAAATTCTCCATGGGAATTTGTTGCTTTAGAAGATGTTAGTTTAGAAATTAAAAGTGGGGAATATATTGGAATAATTGGATCAACTGGTTCAGGTAAAACTACCTTAATTGAACATTTTAATGCATTATTAAAACCTACCAAAGGAATAATATCGTGGGAAATTAACAAAGATAATCAAATAGTTAACTGGTCTTATGGTGAGAAGACTAGTAAATTTAAATTTAAGGAATTACGTAAGCAAATTGGAATTGTTTTCCAATTTGCTGAATACCAATTGTTTAAAAATACTATTAAAGAAGATATTGCTTTTGCACCAATTGCCTTTGGTATGCCTAAAGAACAAGCATATAAAATAGCAGAACAATGTTTATTAGAAGTAGGTTTAGGACTTGAATATTTAGAGCGCAGTCCTTTTGAACTTTCTGGTGGGCAAAAAAGAAGGGTAGCAATTGCTGGAGTTTTGGCTATGAATCCGGATTTCTTAGTTTTTGATGAGCCAACTGCAGGGCTTGATCCACAAGGGACAGTTGAAATTTTAGACATTTTATCTAAATTACATGCAAATGGTAAAACCATTATTAATGTAACTCATGATTTAGATAAAGTTTTAGAAAGAACCCAAAGAACCATCATGTTAAGAAAAGGAAAAGTCGTAGCTGATGGAGTAACTTATGATGTATTAAATGATTTAAAACTTTTAAAAGATAATTATTTAGAACCACCAAGACTCTTAGAATTTATTTATCAATTAAGGGCTAAAGGAATTGATGTTCCAAAGGTTAAAAGTTTACAAGAATTAGCTGATTATTTAAATAATTCAATTTGTGGTAAAAAGGAGGTTAGTTAA
- a CDS encoding energy-coupling factor transporter ATPase codes for MIKVDNIVFSYKPGTQAPALQNVSFEIAKGEYIAILGHNGSGKSTLSKVLVALLKPQEGSLSVDGIVYNRQNLFQIRKKIGIIFQNPDNQFIGSSVEDDIAFGLENRNVPHEKMQDIVHYYAKKVDMFDHLAREPENLSGGQKQRVAIASILALDPDVIIFDEVTSMLDPKGKSSVLDIIKEIKANKEKTLISITHDMDEAILADRLLVFSKGQLIAQGNPKEILNNPKIIEIAKIDSPFIYKLSSMLKNLEPTYDKEELIEKLCKLKFKT; via the coding sequence ATGATTAAAGTTGATAATATCGTATTTAGTTATAAACCTGGGACCCAAGCCCCAGCTTTACAAAATGTAAGCTTTGAAATAGCTAAAGGTGAATATATTGCTATCTTAGGACACAATGGTAGTGGCAAAAGTACTTTGTCCAAAGTGCTTGTTGCCTTACTTAAACCACAAGAAGGAAGTCTATCAGTTGACGGAATAGTTTATAACCGCCAAAATTTATTTCAAATTCGTAAAAAAATTGGAATTATCTTTCAAAACCCTGATAACCAATTTATTGGTTCATCAGTCGAAGATGATATTGCCTTTGGTTTAGAAAACCGTAATGTGCCACATGAAAAGATGCAAGATATTGTTCATTACTATGCCAAAAAAGTTGATATGTTTGATCATTTAGCAAGAGAACCAGAAAATCTTTCTGGAGGACAAAAGCAACGAGTTGCTATTGCCTCAATTTTAGCCTTAGACCCGGATGTAATTATCTTTGATGAAGTAACCTCAATGCTTGATCCTAAAGGAAAAAGTAGTGTTTTAGATATTATTAAAGAAATTAAAGCTAATAAAGAAAAGACTTTAATTTCGATTACGCATGATATGGATGAAGCAATTTTAGCCGATCGCTTATTAGTCTTTTCAAAAGGGCAATTAATTGCCCAAGGCAATCCAAAAGAAATTTTAAATAATCCAAAAATTATTGAGATAGCTAAAATTGATTCACCATTTATTTATAAATTAAGTAGTATGCTTAAAAATCTTGAACCAACTTATGATAAAGAGGAGTTAATTGAAAAATTATGCAAATTAAAATTCAAAACTTAA
- the dcm gene encoding DNA (cytosine-5-)-methyltransferase: protein MNQDVKLNVFEAFSGVGSQHMALRNINKKFKIVATSDIDPAATLAYYYIHKKNDNSYNILPKQEIINYLSKILIKSEKDLKKLSNEKLTELYIACVKTNNLGDITKISIENIPEHNLFTYSFPCQDISSIGTKKGLDQNSGTRSSLLWECKKIIENKKPKYLVLENVKSLTTGKNKQNFETWLRYLESLGYENYWKIFDAQHYGIPQRRPRVIVVSKLGKSKINLIKDNQFIHKSLNDIIDDKGKKWTIFNPKAKVKGEVKEGEVLFLDDRDWKINGVMIDKVSSTQRAGRSGLKLIKCENGTLYERKLSALECCRLMGYNDQDYHNMKQGKLSDNTIIRLCGNSIVVNVLENIFRNIYEEEEND, encoded by the coding sequence ATGAATCAAGATGTAAAATTAAATGTCTTTGAGGCTTTTTCCGGTGTTGGTTCACAACATATGGCATTAAGAAATATTAATAAAAAGTTTAAAATTGTTGCAACATCAGATATTGATCCCGCTGCCACTTTGGCTTATTACTATATACATAAAAAAAATGATAATAGTTATAATATATTACCAAAACAAGAAATAATTAATTATTTATCAAAGATACTTATTAAATCTGAAAAAGATCTCAAAAAATTGAGCAATGAAAAACTTACTGAGTTATATATAGCATGTGTTAAAACAAATAATCTTGGCGATATAACTAAAATAAGTATTGAAAATATTCCAGAGCATAATTTATTTACATATTCTTTTCCTTGTCAAGATATCTCATCAATCGGGACAAAAAAAGGCTTAGATCAAAATAGCGGAACGAGAAGTTCTTTGCTTTGAGAATGTAAAAAAATCATCGAAAATAAAAAACCAAAATATTTAGTTTTAGAAAATGTAAAAAGCCTTACTACTGGCAAAAACAAGCAAAACTTTGAAACATGATTAAGATATCTAGAATCTTTGGGCTATGAAAATTATTGGAAAATCTTTGATGCTCAGCATTATGGCATTCCACAACGGCGCCCAAGGGTGATTGTTGTTTCAAAATTAGGCAAAAGTAAAATAAACTTAATCAAAGATAACCAATTTATCCATAAAAGTCTTAATGATATTATTGATGATAAAGGAAAAAAATGAACAATATTTAATCCAAAAGCTAAGGTCAAAGGAGAAGTAAAAGAAGGTGAAGTACTTTTTTTAGATGATCGAGATTGAAAAATAAATGGTGTTATGATTGATAAAGTATCTTCTACTCAAAGAGCCGGAAGATCTGGCCTTAAATTAATTAAATGTGAAAATGGTACTTTATATGAAAGAAAATTAAGTGCACTAGAATGTTGTAGATTAATGGGATATAATGATCAAGACTACCATAATATGAAACAAGGAAAGTTATCAGATAACACCATAATAAGGTTATGTGGTAACTCAATTGTTGTTAACGTATTGGAAAATATTTTTAGAAATATATATGAGGAGGAAGAAAATGATTAA
- a CDS encoding DNA cytosine methyltransferase: MIKGLSLFSNVGIGELNLKKVGVDIVIANELKKDRAKFYQHIFPDCKMIVGDIYDKYNQIISQARKENCNFLIATPPCQGMSVAGKRDYSDKRNTLIIPVLNAINDLNPDYVIIENVPQLLKLKIKYNNIIDTVEKTIEREFGQKYYINKEKLINAQDYGVPQNRKRAVILLSKIKPWNFPNKEAKLITVKEAIGNLPSVEAIVEGNTNFFKDNSLKIKKCQEINKWHVPKNHLYRHVEAMMYTPTGRSAFQNLFYYPKKPDGTRIKGYNTTYKRMDWDKPAPTITMANGSISSQCNVHPGRLKHDGTYSDARVLTIYEIMKLFTIKDDWDIPNWASDNFIRNVIGEGVPPLLIEKIVKNIHVEDNDAK, encoded by the coding sequence ATGATTAAAGGTTTATCATTATTTTCAAATGTTGGCATTGGTGAATTAAATTTAAAAAAAGTTGGTGTAGATATAGTTATAGCAAACGAATTAAAAAAAGATAGGGCTAAATTTTATCAACATATTTTCCCTGATTGTAAAATGATTGTAGGTGATATTTATGATAAATATAATCAAATAATTTCGCAAGCAAGAAAAGAAAATTGTAACTTTCTAATTGCAACTCCACCATGCCAAGGAATGAGTGTTGCAGGAAAAAGAGATTACAGCGACAAAAGAAACACATTAATAATACCTGTTTTAAATGCTATAAATGATTTAAATCCAGATTATGTAATAATAGAAAATGTTCCACAGTTATTAAAATTAAAAATTAAATATAACAATATTATTGATACAGTGGAAAAAACAATTGAAAGAGAATTCGGGCAAAAATATTATATAAATAAAGAAAAATTAATTAATGCTCAAGATTATGGTGTACCACAAAACAGAAAAAGAGCAGTTATTTTATTAAGCAAAATAAAACCATGAAATTTCCCTAATAAGGAGGCAAAGTTAATAACTGTTAAAGAAGCAATTGGAAATTTACCTTCAGTAGAAGCAATTGTTGAAGGAAATACAAACTTTTTTAAAGATAATAGTTTAAAAATAAAAAAATGCCAAGAAATTAACAAATGGCATGTTCCAAAAAATCATTTATATAGACACGTAGAGGCAATGATGTATACCCCTACAGGTCGTTCTGCTTTTCAAAACTTATTTTATTACCCTAAAAAACCAGATGGTACTAGAATTAAGGGATATAACACCACATACAAAAGAATGGATTGGGATAAACCTGCCCCAACAATTACAATGGCTAATGGATCTATTTCATCTCAATGCAATGTTCATCCTGGGAGATTAAAACACGATGGAACTTATAGCGATGCCAGAGTTTTAACAATTTATGAAATCATGAAATTATTTACTATAAAAGATGATTGAGATATTCCAAATTGAGCAAGTGATAACTTTATTAGAAACGTAATCGGTGAAGGAGTTCCACCTTTATTAATTGAAAAAATTGTTAAAAATATTCATGTGGAGGATAATGATGCAAAATAA
- a CDS encoding S8 family serine peptidase codes for MPKKLKSLFWLFISFSGISAFFVPKTLKQIVIKDWYDNLSTNKFEIRGQGIAAALSEDNQVVNIPVNNDYELKLLLNPGFETQNEDLITKFNHNFINKVKINDLRYKSFETSEIFPMVWFYFETEKHRESFVNSIKSWNEIEKFIIFENKVNKFEVNRLDPPRELLDPIPYELMSRNFDPTIYKNKNYESFMDLYLQKFIDSSNKNASIVNATNYFNNNYVGKVGILEYWTNNFDRNYEKYFKNGIEINDINAYIKDRKNSHSTIVSLITAGEYGIDRSSKVYLYTSNHRDGHWNKTIQKMIKEDGIRLINHSYGPLMLVNMNGNEIDNPNYFSNYNENAYFLDYVSRKYGVINVFSSGNYGNNNRHLISDYKLSFNSIIVGALENNATKQNLRSNKVANYSNYQLLDEFSNISKPLVVAPAYFYNPVYENNKYSWGTSYAAPVVTGLISNLMKYKSDIRNSNNRVAIVKAILSASAVSPKLTGLSYKTSGYEQKFGAGTPDFKTMLEAANNYQVKTISPTEASQIILRSDELKLRKGQTIKISSSWMFNAGILKVNPMLSYYSLQNNSYWENKLNRFSWSISSESRQSVDGLDYFNPKTHKEDLWLKQEEAKKRQNDRWFTDYDLILQKKDENGAWITVKGVYTILTNDELIEHKITESGSYRYIVTKVSKNSFANSVDDIVALTHVVRNEDY; via the coding sequence ATGCCAAAGAAATTAAAATCATTATTTTGACTTTTTATAAGTTTTTCAGGGATATCTGCTTTCTTTGTTCCTAAAACTTTAAAACAAATTGTTATAAAAGATTGATATGATAATTTAAGTACTAATAAGTTTGAGATTCGTGGACAAGGTATAGCAGCTGCTTTATCTGAAGATAATCAAGTAGTAAATATACCAGTTAATAATGATTATGAACTTAAATTATTATTAAATCCTGGTTTTGAAACTCAAAATGAAGATTTAATAACTAAGTTTAATCATAATTTTATAAATAAAGTTAAAATAAATGATTTGAGATATAAATCATTTGAAACTAGCGAAATATTCCCAATGGTCTGGTTCTATTTTGAAACAGAAAAGCACCGGGAAAGTTTTGTTAATTCAATAAAAAGTTGAAATGAAATTGAGAAATTTATTATTTTTGAGAATAAAGTTAATAAATTTGAAGTAAATCGACTTGATCCACCACGTGAACTTCTAGATCCAATACCATATGAATTAATGTCTCGTAACTTTGATCCAACAATTTATAAAAATAAAAATTATGAAAGTTTTATGGATTTATACTTGCAAAAATTTATTGACTCATCAAATAAAAATGCCTCAATAGTTAATGCAACTAATTATTTCAATAATAATTATGTTGGTAAAGTTGGAATTTTAGAATATTGAACTAATAACTTTGATAGAAATTACGAGAAATATTTTAAAAATGGGATAGAAATAAATGATATTAATGCTTATATTAAAGACAGAAAAAATTCTCACTCTACAATAGTTTCACTAATTACTGCAGGAGAATATGGTATAGATAGATCTTCTAAGGTATACTTATACACAAGTAACCACAGAGATGGACATTGGAATAAAACGATCCAGAAAATGATTAAAGAAGACGGCATAAGATTAATAAATCATAGTTATGGCCCACTAATGTTAGTAAATATGAATGGAAACGAAATTGATAATCCAAATTATTTTTCAAACTATAATGAAAATGCTTATTTTCTTGATTATGTATCACGTAAATATGGTGTGATAAATGTTTTTTCGTCTGGAAATTATGGTAACAACAATCGCCATTTAATTAGTGATTATAAATTATCTTTTAATTCTATAATTGTAGGGGCACTAGAAAATAATGCTACCAAGCAAAATTTAAGATCTAATAAAGTTGCAAATTATTCTAACTATCAATTATTAGATGAATTTAGCAATATATCTAAACCGTTAGTTGTTGCACCTGCATATTTCTATAACCCAGTTTATGAAAATAATAAGTATTCTTGAGGCACAAGCTATGCTGCACCAGTTGTTACAGGACTAATTTCTAATTTAATGAAATATAAATCAGATATAAGAAATTCTAACAACAGAGTTGCAATTGTAAAAGCAATTTTATCAGCATCAGCTGTTAGTCCTAAACTAACTGGGTTAAGCTATAAAACAAGTGGTTATGAGCAAAAATTTGGAGCTGGAACACCGGATTTTAAAACAATGCTTGAAGCCGCAAATAACTACCAAGTTAAAACAATTAGTCCAACTGAAGCAAGTCAAATTATTTTAAGAAGCGATGAACTTAAATTACGTAAAGGTCAAACTATTAAAATTTCTAGTTCATGAATGTTCAATGCGGGTATTTTAAAAGTAAACCCAATGTTATCATATTATTCATTGCAAAATAATAGCTATTGAGAAAATAAGTTAAATCGTTTTAGTTGGTCTATTTCTAGCGAATCTAGGCAATCTGTAGATGGCTTAGATTATTTCAATCCTAAAACTCATAAAGAAGACTTATGACTTAAACAAGAAGAAGCTAAGAAACGTCAAAATGATAGATGGTTTACTGATTATGATTTAATCTTACAAAAGAAAGATGAGAATGGTGCTTGAATTACAGTTAAAGGCGTTTATACTATTTTAACTAATGATGAGTTAATAGAACATAAGATTACCGAATCGGGAAGTTACAGATATATAGTTACTAAAGTATCGAAAAATTCTTTTGCAAATTCTGTTGATGATATAGTTGCACTGACACATGTGGTACGAAATGAAGATTATTAA
- the efp gene encoding elongation factor P, whose protein sequence is MINVNEFKPGITFQDEGEIFVVLEAQHSKQGRGQANVKAKVKNLRTGSTTIKSYTGGDKVKPAHIDKRKMDYLYSDGQNIILMDKETYEQIEISLKRVEWEINFLKEGMEVQIRKFQDEVLDIELSANVSLTVTNAPDAVKGNTTTNPQKKVIVETGFELDTPMFIKEGDLIIISTETGKYVGKSNK, encoded by the coding sequence ATGATTAATGTTAACGAATTTAAACCAGGAATCACATTCCAAGACGAAGGTGAGATCTTTGTAGTCTTAGAAGCACAACACTCAAAACAAGGTCGTGGCCAAGCCAATGTTAAAGCCAAGGTTAAAAACCTTCGCACTGGATCAACTACCATTAAATCCTATACTGGTGGTGATAAAGTAAAACCTGCTCATATTGATAAACGTAAAATGGATTATTTATATAGCGATGGACAAAATATAATTTTAATGGATAAAGAAACATATGAACAAATTGAAATCTCACTCAAACGTGTTGAGTGAGAAATTAATTTCCTAAAAGAAGGAATGGAAGTACAAATCCGTAAGTTCCAAGACGAAGTCTTAGACATTGAACTTTCAGCCAACGTTTCTTTAACAGTTACTAATGCTCCAGATGCAGTTAAAGGAAATACTACAACTAATCCACAAAAAAAAGTTATTGTAGAAACTGGCTTTGAATTAGACACACCAATGTTTATCAAAGAAGGTGATCTTATTATAATTTCTACTGAAACTGGAAAATACGTTGGGAAAAGTAATAAATAA
- a CDS encoding MMB_0454 family protein, whose amino-acid sequence MQEWINVKYHSNQVYMVSKSAINDVVTNTIKATKYFKMLSSSSIKVDEDHNELQVILDLKISKNKLDAQASLIKELVSSLQNQIKKLIIKKPKNIQVVLLGTF is encoded by the coding sequence ATGCAAGAATGAATTAATGTTAAATATCATTCTAACCAAGTTTACATGGTTAGTAAATCAGCCATCAATGATGTTGTAACAAATACCATTAAAGCAACTAAATATTTTAAAATGCTCTCTTCATCATCTATTAAAGTTGATGAAGATCATAATGAGCTTCAAGTTATTTTAGATTTAAAAATTAGTAAAAATAAACTTGATGCACAAGCTAGTTTAATTAAAGAACTAGTTAGTTCACTACAAAACCAGATTAAGAAATTAATTATTAAAAAACCTAAAAATATCCAAGTTGTATTGTTAGGTACTTTCTAA